Proteins from one Bacteroidota bacterium genomic window:
- a CDS encoding 1-acyl-sn-glycerol-3-phosphate acyltransferase, which yields MKIQRFFKRNVGHLEFQGHKIVLWDRWYWLVQFLLVKIPFKFYYSKFSIHQWENVPTGKPIIFAITHRNAFMDSLAFVNTKDIQVFQLARGDAFSSKWMKKLFYFFHMLPIWRERDRAGNRNISNDPTFAACYELLFKNQMLGIYPEGDCINENSVRPLKKGICKIAFGAMEAYNWEPDIQIVPVGVNYSDAEKFRKWQMINFGKPISVADFKEKYFQNAVSATSELKDAIEQGMQEVALHIPHSHYMADIEKISDMISRYNILERKQLLEPISKFNEQQPLIKKIENIRNESHEMFSDLILQLHKYQKLLQHFRFRENTFDPSRHNWIVIIMMMLYFIVMLPVYVFGIAVNYLPYKLIEKVIENNVKQAIFYSSLKYAMGIILFPVWYILLFFITKLFTGSLISAVLFLIAFPITGIIAFHYWQDINKWWSVLRFKKWKNSSDSMFQQLLELRDSIITSVNNYSN from the coding sequence ATGAAAATCCAAAGATTTTTTAAAAGAAATGTAGGTCATCTTGAATTTCAAGGTCATAAAATTGTATTGTGGGATCGCTGGTATTGGCTTGTACAATTCCTGCTTGTAAAGATTCCATTTAAATTTTACTACTCTAAATTTTCAATTCATCAGTGGGAAAATGTTCCTACTGGTAAGCCAATCATTTTTGCAATTACACATCGCAATGCATTTATGGATTCGTTGGCATTTGTAAATACAAAAGATATTCAGGTGTTTCAGTTGGCGAGAGGTGATGCTTTCAGTTCGAAGTGGATGAAGAAATTATTTTACTTCTTTCACATGTTGCCTATCTGGAGGGAGAGAGACAGAGCGGGTAATAGAAATATTTCTAACGATCCCACTTTTGCTGCTTGCTATGAATTACTTTTTAAAAATCAAATGCTGGGAATTTATCCCGAAGGTGATTGCATAAATGAAAATAGTGTAAGACCATTAAAAAAAGGAATTTGCAAAATTGCATTTGGTGCAATGGAGGCATATAATTGGGAGCCGGATATTCAGATAGTGCCCGTTGGTGTAAATTATTCTGATGCAGAAAAATTTAGAAAATGGCAGATGATAAATTTTGGTAAACCGATTTCTGTTGCAGACTTTAAAGAAAAGTATTTTCAAAATGCGGTGAGTGCTACCTCTGAATTAAAAGATGCAATTGAACAGGGAATGCAGGAAGTGGCTTTACATATTCCACATTCACATTATATGGCAGACATTGAAAAGATAAGTGATATGATTTCCCGCTATAATATTTTAGAAAGAAAACAATTGCTTGAACCCATATCAAAATTTAATGAACAACAGCCTTTGATAAAAAAAATAGAAAATATTCGTAATGAATCTCATGAAATGTTTTCTGATTTAATATTGCAATTGCATAAATATCAAAAATTGTTACAACACTTTCGATTCAGAGAAAATACGTTTGATCCCAGCCGACACAATTGGATTGTAATAATAATGATGATGTTATATTTTATTGTGATGTTGCCTGTATATGTGTTTGGTATTGCAGTAAATTATTTACCCTACAAACTCATTGAAAAAGTAATTGAGAATAATGTGAAGCAAGCAATTTTTTATAGCTCATTAAAATATGCAATGGGAATTATACTTTTTCCTGTGTGGTATATTCTGCTGTTTTTTATTACAAAATTGTTTACTGGGAGTCTTATTTCTGCGGTCCTATTTCTAATAGCTTTTCCTATTACCGGAATCATCGCATTTCACTATTGGCAGGATATTAATAAATGGTGGAGTGTACTACGCTTTAAAAAGTGGAAAAATAGCAGTGATAGTATGTTTCAGCAATTATTGGAATTAAGGGATTCAATCATTACATCGGTAAATAATTATTCAAATTAA
- a CDS encoding aminotransferase class I/II-fold pyridoxal phosphate-dependent enzyme: MDSKDFRKQGYAMIDRIAFYYQQIEQYKVLAQTEPGSIKNKLPQSMPTNGEHFETIAKDIDSIIMPGITHWQHPGFMAMFPSNASFPSILGELFAAGLGINAMFWDTSPAAAELEEQVLNWLRDATGLPNTFKGVIHDTASSSTFTAIICSREKISNYNINENGFKDFTSCTIYCSNQAHYSVEKGAKAAGIGKNNVRKIVTDRNFAMDVNALEQTILSDIQNGKKPMMVVATLGTTNSLAFDPLFEIGNICKKYNLWLHVDAAYSGSAFILPEYQYLLKGIENADSYVMNAHKWLMTNFDCSCFYVQDDTLLINTFSNNPDYINATSDNAVRNYKDWGLPLGRRFRALKLWFVLRNYGLHGLQTILRNHIAIADTLYSQFVNHPNWEIMAPFAMNVICVRYNNTDLLIENHVDIFNEQLLKQINQSGNFYLTGTKLNGQYVLRIVPGQEHVTRQHTDKLFAELNAAAVQLIN, from the coding sequence ATGGATTCAAAAGATTTTCGTAAACAAGGTTATGCAATGATTGATCGTATTGCTTTTTATTATCAACAAATAGAACAATACAAAGTACTTGCACAAACAGAACCGGGAAGCATTAAAAATAAACTGCCGCAATCCATGCCCACAAACGGAGAACATTTTGAAACCATTGCGAAAGATATTGATTCTATCATTATGCCTGGCATTACACATTGGCAACACCCGGGATTTATGGCAATGTTTCCATCGAATGCAAGTTTCCCTTCTATACTCGGTGAATTATTTGCAGCAGGTCTTGGCATCAATGCAATGTTTTGGGATACATCTCCCGCTGCTGCAGAATTGGAAGAACAAGTATTGAATTGGTTACGAGATGCAACGGGATTACCCAATACTTTTAAAGGTGTAATTCACGACACTGCTTCTTCATCTACATTCACTGCAATTATTTGTTCTAGAGAAAAAATATCTAATTATAACATAAATGAAAATGGATTTAAAGATTTTACTTCATGTACAATCTATTGCAGCAATCAAGCACATTACTCTGTAGAAAAAGGTGCGAAAGCTGCAGGCATCGGAAAAAATAATGTGAGAAAAATTGTTACGGATAGAAATTTTGCAATGGATGTAAATGCACTTGAACAAACAATTTTAAGTGATATTCAAAATGGTAAAAAACCCATGATGGTAGTTGCCACTTTAGGCACTACAAATTCTCTGGCGTTTGATCCATTATTTGAAATAGGAAACATTTGTAAAAAATATAATTTATGGTTACATGTGGATGCTGCTTATTCAGGTAGTGCATTTATTTTGCCCGAATATCAATACTTATTAAAAGGAATTGAAAATGCAGACAGCTATGTGATGAATGCGCATAAATGGCTGATGACAAATTTTGATTGTTCTTGTTTTTATGTGCAGGATGATACATTACTAATTAATACTTTCAGCAATAATCCGGATTATATAAATGCAACAAGTGATAATGCTGTGCGCAATTATAAAGATTGGGGATTGCCTTTGGGAAGAAGATTTCGTGCATTGAAATTATGGTTTGTGTTGCGCAATTATGGACTTCATGGATTACAAACTATTTTGCGAAACCATATTGCTATTGCTGATACATTATACAGTCAATTTGTAAACCATCCAAATTGGGAAATTATGGCGCCGTTTGCAATGAATGTAATTTGTGTGCGCTATAACAATACTGATTTATTAATTGAAAATCACGTAGATATTTTTAATGAGCAACTATTAAAACAAATCAATCAATCAGGAAATTTTTATTTAACAGGAACAAAATTAAATGGCCAATATGTATTGCGGATTGTTCCAGGCCAGGAACATGTAACACGGCAGCATACAGATAAATTATTTGCAGAATTAAATGCTGCGGCTGTTCAGCTTATCAATTAA
- a CDS encoding diacylglycerol kinase family lipid kinase, which yields MELSELKWFTIINPLSGGGKATKLWKKLKPLIESSGVNIEFAETKFHKHAVELVQAALQAGGRHILIIGGDGSANEVVNGIMQYADRPEEITVAMISVGTGNDWVRSIGTPHNLEAVARSLKADQSFLHDVGIIEYYKNKISEKRYFINIAGIGFDGLVTYKVSKGMGAFNKSKFRYWIGILQTLFSYKHTMATYTIDGKICKIQTLSVAAGICNYNGGGMKQLPFAKYNDGLLDMSVIGDMSKLKMIFSLPKLRNGSFVNMAAVKTFQAKEIVIHTAKPIHVEADGEYLGFTPVNIRIIPDCISILVWK from the coding sequence TTGGAACTCTCAGAATTAAAATGGTTTACTATAATTAATCCTCTTTCCGGCGGTGGTAAAGCAACGAAATTATGGAAGAAATTGAAGCCACTCATAGAATCGTCGGGCGTAAATATAGAATTTGCAGAAACCAAATTTCATAAGCATGCAGTTGAACTTGTGCAGGCTGCTTTACAAGCCGGTGGAAGACACATACTAATAATTGGTGGCGATGGCTCTGCTAATGAAGTAGTGAATGGAATAATGCAATATGCTGATCGTCCGGAGGAAATAACTGTGGCAATGATTTCTGTCGGCACCGGAAATGATTGGGTGCGCAGCATCGGCACCCCACATAATTTAGAAGCAGTGGCACGTAGTTTAAAAGCGGATCAAAGTTTTTTACATGATGTAGGGATTATTGAATATTATAAAAATAAAATTTCTGAAAAACGCTATTTTATTAATATCGCCGGGATAGGTTTTGATGGACTTGTTACCTACAAAGTTTCAAAAGGAATGGGTGCATTTAATAAATCTAAATTTCGCTACTGGATTGGAATTTTACAAACACTGTTCAGCTATAAACATACAATGGCAACTTATACTATTGATGGTAAGATTTGCAAGATTCAAACGCTTTCTGTTGCAGCAGGTATTTGTAATTATAATGGCGGAGGTATGAAACAATTGCCGTTTGCAAAATATAATGATGGCTTGTTGGATATGTCTGTTATTGGTGATATGAGTAAATTGAAAATGATTTTTAGTTTACCAAAATTGAGAAATGGCAGCTTCGTAAATATGGCTGCTGTTAAAACATTTCAGGCAAAAGAAATTGTAATTCATACTGCAAAACCTATTCATGTGGAAGCAGATGGTGAATACTTAGGATTTACTCCGGTTAATATCCGTATAATTCCAGATTGTATTAGCATTCTTGTGTGGAAATAA
- a CDS encoding YggS family pyridoxal phosphate-dependent enzyme, whose translation MHSKYKEIKQFLDAHNATLVAVSKTKPVSEILEIYNSGQRDFGENRVQELTEKAEQLPKDIRWHQIGHLQKNKIKYIAPFIYLIHSVDSLELLIEINKQAQKHNRIISCLLQIYIAKEETKFGLNEKELYALLNSSEFKELSNIKITGLMGMATFSDDSDLIKNEFRHLKKLFDSIKKEFFNNDFNTISMGMSSDYILAIEEGATMVRIGSLIFGDRN comes from the coding sequence ATGCATAGTAAATATAAGGAAATAAAGCAATTTTTAGATGCGCACAACGCTACATTAGTAGCTGTTTCAAAAACAAAACCTGTGTCTGAAATTTTAGAGATATATAATTCAGGACAAAGAGATTTTGGTGAGAACAGAGTGCAGGAGTTAACAGAAAAAGCAGAGCAATTGCCAAAGGACATTCGCTGGCATCAGATTGGACATTTGCAAAAAAATAAAATAAAATATATTGCACCATTTATTTATTTAATTCACTCTGTTGACAGTTTAGAATTATTGATTGAGATTAATAAACAAGCACAAAAACACAATCGTATTATTTCTTGCCTGTTACAGATTTATATTGCAAAAGAAGAAACAAAATTCGGTCTGAATGAAAAAGAGCTTTATGCATTATTAAACTCATCGGAGTTTAAGGAGTTGAGTAATATAAAAATTACGGGATTGATGGGAATGGCAACTTTTAGTGATGATAGCGATTTAATAAAAAATGAATTTCGACATTTGAAAAAATTATTTGATTCCATTAAGAAAGAATTTTTCAATAATGATTTTAATACAATTTCAATGGGTATGTCTTCTGATTATATTCTTGCCATTGAAGAAGGCGCAACTATGGTGCGCATTGGCAGTTTAATTTTTGGTGATAGAAATTAG
- a CDS encoding DUF4296 domain-containing protein: MRTALSFILIFSLMQCKPKSDLVFNKGMLNDVPDTIIQIGPMVKILADIHLAEATMQELKTDSMREHKNEIIASDYLKIMAMHHVEYEQFKSSYDYYSEHPLIMNYIYKEVTQRLSLLESKKQIE; encoded by the coding sequence TTGAGAACAGCCTTGAGTTTTATCCTGATTTTTTCGTTGATGCAATGTAAACCAAAAAGCGATTTGGTTTTCAATAAAGGTATGTTGAATGATGTGCCCGATACTATTATACAAATTGGACCGATGGTAAAAATCCTTGCAGATATTCATTTAGCTGAAGCTACTATGCAGGAATTGAAAACAGATTCAATGCGGGAACATAAAAATGAAATTATTGCGTCCGACTATTTAAAAATTATGGCTATGCATCATGTGGAATATGAACAGTTTAAAAGCAGCTATGATTATTATTCCGAGCATCCATTAATTATGAATTATATTTATAAAGAAGTAACACAACGATTAAGTTTATTAGAAAGTAAAAAACAAATAGAATGA
- a CDS encoding CoA transferase subunit A: protein MSIQKVVENAEAAIFDISNNSILMLGGFGLCGIPENCIHALVKKGVTNLTCISNNAGVDDFGIGLLLQKKQLKKMIASYVGENSEFERQLLSGELEVELIPQGTLATRCMASGYGMPAIYTPAGVGTEVAEGKEMREFNGKQYLMEYAFDADFAIVKAWKGDTAGNLIYKGTARNFNPLMAMAGKITIAEVEELVPAGELDPNAIHTPGIYVHRIFQGSNYEKRIEQRTVRK from the coding sequence ATGAGTATTCAAAAAGTAGTTGAAAATGCAGAAGCTGCAATTTTTGATATTTCAAATAATAGCATTTTAATGTTAGGAGGATTTGGATTATGCGGCATTCCGGAAAATTGTATTCATGCACTTGTGAAAAAAGGAGTTACAAATCTTACATGCATTTCTAACAATGCAGGAGTAGATGATTTTGGAATTGGATTGTTATTGCAGAAAAAGCAATTAAAAAAAATGATTGCAAGTTATGTGGGTGAGAATTCAGAATTTGAACGCCAATTATTAAGTGGAGAATTAGAAGTGGAATTAATTCCGCAAGGTACTCTCGCTACAAGATGTATGGCTTCCGGTTATGGAATGCCTGCAATTTATACTCCTGCCGGTGTGGGAACTGAAGTAGCGGAAGGAAAAGAAATGCGTGAATTTAATGGCAAACAATATTTGATGGAATATGCTTTTGATGCGGATTTTGCAATTGTGAAAGCATGGAAAGGCGACACTGCGGGAAATTTAATTTATAAAGGCACTGCAAGAAATTTTAATCCACTGATGGCAATGGCAGGAAAAATTACAATTGCAGAAGTGGAAGAATTAGTACCTGCTGGTGAATTAGATCCGAATGCAATTCATACACCCGGCATTTATGTGCATCGCATTTTTCAGGGAAGCAATTATGAAAAACGCATTGAACAACGAACAGTAAGAAAATAA
- a CDS encoding CoA transferase subunit B: MLDKNQIAQRIARELQDGYYVNLGIGIPTLVANYIPEGISVTLQSENGLLGMGPFPEEKDVDADLINAGKQTITTLPGSAFFDSAMSFGMIRAGKVDLTVLGAMEVADNGDIANWKIPGKMVKGMGGAMDLVASAKNIIVAMQHTSRDGASKLLKQCSLPITGLGCVKKVVSDLGVFDITPNGFKLLERAPGVSVDEIKSKTEGRLIVEGDIPEIQF; the protein is encoded by the coding sequence ATGTTAGATAAAAATCAAATTGCACAACGTATTGCACGTGAACTACAAGATGGATATTATGTGAATCTTGGAATTGGTATTCCTACATTGGTTGCCAATTATATTCCCGAAGGAATTTCTGTAACTCTGCAAAGTGAAAATGGATTGTTGGGAATGGGGCCATTTCCGGAGGAGAAAGATGTGGATGCGGATTTAATTAATGCAGGTAAACAAACTATTACAACTTTGCCAGGCTCTGCTTTTTTCGATAGCGCAATGAGCTTTGGAATGATACGGGCGGGTAAAGTTGATCTTACTGTTTTGGGTGCAATGGAAGTTGCAGACAATGGTGATATTGCCAACTGGAAAATTCCCGGTAAAATGGTAAAAGGAATGGGTGGTGCAATGGATTTAGTTGCCAGTGCAAAAAATATTATTGTAGCTATGCAACACACTAGCAGAGATGGTGCAAGTAAATTATTAAAACAATGTTCGCTGCCTATTACAGGTTTAGGCTGCGTGAAAAAAGTAGTTTCTGATCTTGGTGTATTTGATATTACCCCCAATGGATTTAAATTATTGGAACGTGCCCCCGGAGTGAGTGTAGATGAAATTAAATCTAAAACTGAAGGTCGTTTAATTGTTGAAGGGGATATTCCTGAAATACAATTTTAA
- a CDS encoding aminotransferase class IV: MLINYNGQFIDEILFSIPAHNRSFLFGDGLFETIKVFRGKAMFFNQHYVRFIEGLDTLKMELPDFWTVPYFKNQVEELVEKNESTNARVRLTFWRAGKGKYTPENFSAEYIIEISPLENEFYIINKTGLQIGVFDEIKKMQNKFSEFKSANAMIYTMAGIYAKENQLDDVLIKNTEGRPIEMLFSNFFIRKDNVLITPATTEGCVNGVMRRVLIKLCRKIGIEVIEKELQIEEILQADEFFITNTIHGIQWVETFEGITYKQEMADILLAKLNEHILDSMV; the protein is encoded by the coding sequence ATGCTGATAAATTATAACGGTCAATTCATTGACGAGATTTTGTTTTCAATTCCTGCTCACAACAGATCTTTTTTATTTGGTGATGGTTTGTTTGAAACCATAAAAGTATTTCGTGGAAAAGCCATGTTTTTTAATCAACATTATGTGCGATTTATTGAAGGATTAGATACTTTGAAAATGGAACTACCCGATTTCTGGACAGTTCCTTATTTTAAAAATCAAGTGGAAGAATTGGTTGAAAAAAATGAATCTACAAATGCGAGAGTGCGTCTTACTTTTTGGAGAGCGGGTAAAGGAAAATACACGCCCGAAAATTTTAGTGCAGAATATATCATTGAAATTTCACCTTTGGAAAATGAATTTTATATAATCAATAAAACAGGTTTGCAAATTGGGGTGTTCGATGAAATAAAAAAAATGCAGAATAAATTTTCAGAGTTTAAATCTGCCAATGCAATGATTTATACAATGGCAGGAATATATGCAAAGGAAAATCAATTAGATGATGTGCTCATAAAAAATACGGAAGGCAGACCAATAGAAATGTTGTTTTCAAATTTTTTCATTCGCAAAGACAATGTCTTAATTACTCCCGCTACAACAGAAGGATGTGTAAATGGAGTGATGCGCAGAGTGCTTATTAAACTATGTCGTAAAATAGGAATTGAAGTGATTGAAAAGGAATTACAAATAGAAGAAATATTGCAGGCAGATGAATTTTTTATAACCAATACAATCCATGGTATTCAATGGGTGGAAACATTCGAAGGCATTACTTACAAGCAGGAAATGGCTGATATATTGTTGGCAAAACTCAATGAACATATACTGGATTCAATGGTTTAG
- a CDS encoding deoxyribodipyrimidine photo-lyase — MQKNQPVVIHWFRRDLRLQDNTALFHALQSDFPVLPLFIFDKNILSDLSDKSDARVNFIYNTLLEINDTLKENNASLLIQYGNPFDVWKILVTQFEIKAVYTNKDYEPYGIKRDKLIADFLQSQNISFYTFKDQVLFEEHEVVKEDGKPYSIFTPYANKYRLKITSNTLQEFPSEKLKANYLNTQDFEIPSLESLGFTKSTISIPSSIIDINVIEHYHNTRNFPALSGTTRLSVHLRFGTCSIRQLAKIAIQYNAVFMNELIWRDFYQMILFHFPHVVSHAFKPAYDNIQWRNNKSEFNAWCNGETGYPMVDAGMRELNTTGFMHNRVRMVTASFLTKHLLIDWRWGEAYFAAKLLDYDLASNNGGWQWAAGSGCDAAPYFRIFNPAEQLKKFDMDQEYIRKWIPEIDTAQYPNPIVNHKEARERVLKVYKQALQ; from the coding sequence ATGCAAAAAAATCAGCCGGTTGTAATACATTGGTTTCGCAGAGATTTGAGATTACAAGATAACACTGCATTATTTCATGCATTGCAAAGTGACTTTCCGGTATTACCTCTTTTTATTTTCGACAAAAATATTTTATCTGATCTCTCGGATAAATCTGATGCCCGTGTAAATTTTATTTATAACACACTGCTGGAAATAAATGATACGCTGAAAGAAAATAATGCTTCGCTGTTAATACAATATGGAAATCCATTTGATGTATGGAAAATTCTTGTAACTCAATTTGAAATAAAAGCAGTTTATACAAATAAAGATTATGAACCGTATGGAATCAAGAGAGATAAATTAATAGCAGATTTTTTACAATCTCAAAATATTTCTTTTTATACTTTTAAAGATCAGGTATTATTTGAAGAACATGAAGTAGTAAAAGAGGATGGCAAACCGTATTCTATTTTTACACCGTATGCAAATAAGTACCGATTAAAAATTACTTCCAATACATTACAAGAGTTTCCTTCCGAAAAATTAAAAGCAAATTATTTAAATACTCAAGATTTTGAAATACCTTCTTTGGAATCATTGGGATTTACTAAATCAACAATCTCAATTCCTTCTTCTATAATTGATATAAATGTTATTGAACATTATCATAACACCAGAAATTTTCCTGCGTTGTCAGGTACAACTCGTTTAAGTGTGCATTTGCGTTTTGGAACTTGCAGTATCCGGCAACTCGCAAAAATTGCGATACAATACAATGCTGTATTTATGAATGAACTTATCTGGAGGGATTTTTATCAAATGATTTTATTTCATTTTCCTCACGTAGTTAGTCATGCATTTAAACCTGCTTATGATAACATACAATGGAGAAATAATAAATCAGAATTTAATGCTTGGTGCAATGGTGAAACCGGATATCCGATGGTGGATGCAGGTATGCGTGAATTAAATACAACTGGCTTTATGCATAATCGGGTGCGCATGGTAACAGCAAGTTTTCTTACCAAACATCTATTAATTGATTGGCGATGGGGCGAAGCATATTTTGCAGCAAAACTTTTGGATTATGATTTAGCATCAAACAATGGTGGTTGGCAATGGGCAGCAGGTAGTGGTTGTGATGCGGCTCCTTATTTCAGAATTTTTAATCCTGCAGAACAATTAAAAAAATTTGATATGGATCAGGAATATATACGCAAATGGATTCCTGAAATAGATACTGCGCAATATCCAAATCCAATAGTAAATCATAAAGAAGCAAGAGAGAGAGTTTTGAAAGTGTATAAGCAGGCATTACAATGA